The Calliphora vicina chromosome 3, idCalVici1.1, whole genome shotgun sequence genome contains a region encoding:
- the LOC135954036 gene encoding cytochrome c oxidase assembly protein COX11, mitochondrial, with protein sequence MFKFYRQLSTTCLKTFKSPNKLRSYSTQPPRGNPFAEAAQKKNLKSTLYYVTAGGVLIVGLSYAAVPLYRMFCQAYSYGGTTSQGHDGEKVETMLKIEDRIIRVRFNADLAASMRWNFKPQQYEIKVAPGETALAFYTAKNPTDLPVIGISTYNVIPFEAGAYFNKIQCFCFEEQQLNPHEEVDMPVFFYIDPEYVKDPKLENVDTITLSYTFFEAKDGLKLNFPAYAKPHNA encoded by the exons atgtttaaattctaTAGACAATTAAGCACAACATGTTTAAAGACTTTTAAATCACCAAACAAATTAAGAAGCTATAGCACACAGCCACCGCGAGGCAATCCCTTTGCAGAGGCAGcccaaaagaaaaatttaaaatctacttTGTACTATGTCACAGCCGGAGGAGTATTAATAGTGGGTTTAAGTTATGCAGCAGTGCCGCTATATCGTATGTTTTGTCAG gcCTATAGCTACGGTGGCACTACAAGTCAAGGTCATGATGGCGAAAAGGTGGAGACCATGTTGAAAATTGAGGATCGTATTATACGAGTACGCTTCAATGCCGATTTGGCTGCCTCTATGCGTTGGAATTTCAAGCCTCAACAATATGAAATTAAAGTGGCTCCTGGTGAGACCGCCTTGGCTTTTTATACAGCCAAAAATCCTACAGATTTGCCGGTAATAGGCATTAGCACCTATAATGTTATACCTTTTGAGGCGGGCGCTTATTTCAATAAGAtacaatgtttttgttttgaggaGCAGCAATTAAATCCACATGAagag GTGGATATGCCGGTGTTCTTTTATATTGATCCGGAGTATGTTAAGGATCCTAAACTGGAAAATGTGGACACTATTACACTATCGTACACTTTCTTTGAGGCCAAAGATGgtttaaaacttaatttccCAGCTTATGCAAAGCCTCATAATGCATAA